One stretch of Zingiber officinale cultivar Zhangliang chromosome 6B, Zo_v1.1, whole genome shotgun sequence DNA includes these proteins:
- the LOC121992668 gene encoding malate dehydrogenase, chloroplastic-like: protein MVSTAITTVSGGLVGIQASSRSKSLGLNLSSSKSFCTFRGLKAASNVQIDSAFLGKASNASLRASLVPKLEEKQVLSNQNQPRASYKVAILGAAGGIGQPLGLLIKMSPLVSALHLYDITNVKVVAADLSHCNTPTQVLDFTGPSELANCLKGADVVVIPAGIPRKPGVTFDDLFDINAGIVKTLVEAVADNCPDAFILIISNPLNSTVPIAAEVLKQQGVYNPKKLFGVTTLDVVRANTFVAQKKQLKLIDVDVPVIGGHAGITILPLLSKTRPVVPFRDEEVEELTVRIQNAGTEVVEAKAGAGSATLSMAYAAARFVESSLRALDGDGDVYECTFVQSELTELPFFASRVKLGRKGVEAFISSDLEGLTNYELKALEALKPELKASIEKGVAFVHKTTATAAPA, encoded by the coding sequence ATGGTATCCACAGCAATTACAACAGTGTCTGGTGGATTAGTTGGTATTCAGGCTAGCTCAAGATCTAAAAGTCTTGGCTTGAATTTGAGTAGCTCGAAGTCTTTCTGCACTTTCAGAGGTCTGAAGGCTGCATCCAATGTTCAAATTGATTCAGCCTTTTTGGGCAAGGCTAGCAATGCATCTCTCCGGGCATCTCTTGTTCCCAAACTTGAAGAAAAGCAGGTTTTATCGAATCAAAATCAGCCCCGAGCATCGTACAAGGTGGCGATCCTCGGGGCTGCTGGTGGCATTGGCCAACCTCTGGGACTTCTGATTAAGATGTCTCCTCTAGTCTCAGCACTGCATCTCTATGATATTACAAATGTTAAAGTAGTTGCTGCTGATCTCAGCCACTGCAACACTCCTACTCAAGTTTTAGATTTCACTGGACCATCAGAATTGGCCAATTGTCTGAAAGGTGCAGATGTGGTGGTGATCCCTGCCGGCATTCCAAGGAAGCCAGGCGTGACCTTTGATGACTTATTCGATATCAATGCTGGGATTGTGAAGACACTGGTGGAGGCTGTTGCAGACAATTGCCCTGATGCCTTCATTCTCATTATCAGCAACCCGCTGAACTCTACTGTTCCAATAGCTGCCGAGGTGCTTAAGCAGCAGGGTGTCTACAATCCCAAGAAGCTTTTCGGTGTGACTACCCTTGATGTTGTTAGGGCCAACACTTTTGTTGCTCAAAAGAAGCAACTAAAGCTCATCGATGTGGATGTGCCGGTCATCGGAGGCCATGCGGGCATTACCATCTTGCCATTGCTATCAAAGACAAGGCCAGTGGTGCCGTTCAGAGATGAAGAAGTCGAAGAGCTGACTGTTAGAATACAGAATGCTGGGACAGAGGTCGTTGAGGCAAAGGCTGGCGCTGGATCTGCAACCTTGTCGATGGCCTATGCCGCTGCACGATTTGTTGAATCTTCTCTCCGTGCGCTTGACGGCGATGGGGATGTCTACGAGTGCACTTTCGTTCAGTCTGAACTAACTGAGCTGCCGTTCTTTGCTTCAAGAGTTAAGCTCGGTCGGAAAGGTGTAGAAGCCTTTATATCCTCTGATCTGGAGGGTCTGACCAATTATGAGTTGAAGGCACTGGAAGCCCTGAAGCCTGAGCTGAAAGCTAGCATCGAGAAGGGAGTGGCATTTGTTCACAAGACAACAGCCACTGCTGCACCTGCCTGA
- the LOC121992669 gene encoding uncharacterized protein LOC121992669 isoform X1 codes for MALRPFPLAGIECRRNPPFSVSSSASASASASCCSKLRCKMPSTIVDGGDLEQKGEIRLRLAALSLHPLPVDAASDDFPSHRSSLSAAVGPPVHSPIFQWNLDRRHILLLNFTVCAAAVSAAWIFFSAIPTLLAFRKAAESIEKLLDVTTEELPDTMAAVRLSGMEISDLTTELSDLGQELTQGVKNSTRAVRVAEDRLRRLTTMNPAVTMQGKTPQSDQTVEPAVARTARNMREGIVNGRVAFGLIFSLTQVSRWAFNFLTSDAGKKSSNKQS; via the exons ATGGCACTTCGCCCTTTTCCCCTCGCCGGCATCGAATGCCGACGCAATCCTCCTTTCTCTGTATCTTCCTCCGCCTCCGCATCCGCATCCGCCTCGTGCTGCTCTAAGCTTCGGTGTAAAATGCCGTCCACCATCGTCGATGGCGGAGATCTCGAGCAGAAAGGGGAAATCCGCCTCCGCCTCGCCGCTCTGTCCCTCCATCCCCTTCCAGTAGACGCCGCCTCCGACGATTTTCCCAGCCATCGATCTTCCCTATCGGCCGCCGTCGGACCTCCGGTGCACTCTCCCATCTTCCAGTGGAATCTTGATCGAAGGCACATCCTTCTCCTCAATTTCACTGTTTGCGCT GCTGCGGTTTCTGCGGCGTGGATATTCTTCTCTGCCATTCCGACACTTTTG GCTTTCAGAAAGGCTGCCGAGTCGATTGAAAAGTTGTTGGACGTCACAACAGAAGAGCTTCCTGATACTATGGCTGCGGTTCGATTGTCTGGCATGGAGATTAGCGATTTAACCACGGAGCTCAGCGACTTAGG CCAGGAGCTAACACAAGGTGTGAAAAATTCAACCAGAGCAGTTCGTGTGGCTGAGGACAGGTTGCGTCGCCTTACAACAATGAATCCAGCAG TGACGATGCAGGGAAAAACACCCCAGAGTGATCAAACTGTCGAGCCTGCGGTAGCTAGAACTGCAAGAAACATGAGAGAAGGAATCGTGAATGGGCGTGTGGCCTTCGGACTAATCTTTAGCCTCACTCAAGTTTCTCGCTGGGCATTTAACTTTCTGACTTCAGATGCAGGGAAGAAATCATCCAACAAGCAGAGTTAG
- the LOC121992669 gene encoding uncharacterized protein LOC121992669 isoform X2, whose product MALRPFPLAGIECRRNPPFSVSSSASASASASCCSKLRCKMPSTIVDGGDLEQKGEIRLRLAALSLHPLPVDAASDDFPSHRSSLSAAVGPPVHSPIFQWNLDRRHILLLNFTVCAAAVSAAWIFFSAIPTLLAFRKAAESIEKLLDVTTEELPDTMAAVRLSGMEISDLTTELSDLGQELTQGVKNSTRAVRVAEDRLRRLTTMNPAGKNTPE is encoded by the exons ATGGCACTTCGCCCTTTTCCCCTCGCCGGCATCGAATGCCGACGCAATCCTCCTTTCTCTGTATCTTCCTCCGCCTCCGCATCCGCATCCGCCTCGTGCTGCTCTAAGCTTCGGTGTAAAATGCCGTCCACCATCGTCGATGGCGGAGATCTCGAGCAGAAAGGGGAAATCCGCCTCCGCCTCGCCGCTCTGTCCCTCCATCCCCTTCCAGTAGACGCCGCCTCCGACGATTTTCCCAGCCATCGATCTTCCCTATCGGCCGCCGTCGGACCTCCGGTGCACTCTCCCATCTTCCAGTGGAATCTTGATCGAAGGCACATCCTTCTCCTCAATTTCACTGTTTGCGCT GCTGCGGTTTCTGCGGCGTGGATATTCTTCTCTGCCATTCCGACACTTTTG GCTTTCAGAAAGGCTGCCGAGTCGATTGAAAAGTTGTTGGACGTCACAACAGAAGAGCTTCCTGATACTATGGCTGCGGTTCGATTGTCTGGCATGGAGATTAGCGATTTAACCACGGAGCTCAGCGACTTAGG CCAGGAGCTAACACAAGGTGTGAAAAATTCAACCAGAGCAGTTCGTGTGGCTGAGGACAGGTTGCGTCGCCTTACAACAATGAATCCAGCAG GGAAAAACACCCCAGAGTGA